One uncultured Tolumonas sp. DNA segment encodes these proteins:
- a CDS encoding EAL domain-containing protein, which produces MLDGLPAVLNKASLRFVAQPIFRQKGELYGHEMMLLHKQHKDPAMFMKIVNHMGLRQNLDLEVCRMAEPVLRTHRLTGCCCINLFADSLQEEEVIEALLMLSDPSANRWVMVNVMQLDASNKQSSLSETIADLRQCGVRFCFDVKLLMQITAMSLPVDMLRMDIRHVPEDQWARWISFAESNCVPMLAAGVDDEAHREILSQLGIDFLQGKIFADMVLLNQNA; this is translated from the coding sequence ATGCTAGACGGATTACCTGCCGTACTGAACAAAGCCTCGTTACGCTTCGTGGCACAGCCCATTTTTCGACAGAAAGGTGAGTTGTATGGTCATGAAATGATGTTGTTGCATAAACAACATAAAGACCCGGCTATGTTTATGAAAATCGTAAACCACATGGGTTTGCGTCAGAATCTGGATCTTGAAGTATGCCGTATGGCAGAGCCAGTACTGCGCACTCACCGACTGACAGGTTGCTGCTGTATTAACTTGTTTGCCGATTCACTGCAGGAAGAAGAAGTCATTGAAGCTTTGTTAATGTTATCTGATCCGAGCGCTAATCGCTGGGTGATGGTTAACGTGATGCAGCTTGATGCCAGCAACAAGCAGTCCAGTTTGTCTGAAACGATCGCAGATCTAAGACAATGTGGCGTGCGTTTCTGTTTTGACGTTAAGTTATTGATGCAAATTACGGCAATGTCATTGCCGGTAGACATGTTACGAATGGATATTCGTCATGTACCGGAAGATCAATGGGCGCGTTGGATTTCTTTTGCAGAAAGTAATTGTGTACCGATGTTGGCTGCAGGTGTAGATGATGAAGCTCACCGTGAAATTTTAAGCCAATTAGGTATCGATTTCCTGCAAGGTAAAATCTTTGCCGATATGGTGTTGCTGAACCAGAACGCTTAA
- the tcdA gene encoding tRNA cyclic N6-threonylcarbamoyladenosine(37) synthase TcdA: MQSDYSQRFGGIARLYGETALSRFQQSHICVIGIGGVGSWAAEALARSGIGQLTLIDMDDVCITNTNRQIHALQGNVGKQKTEVMAERIRLINPDCQINIIDDFITEENLTEYIDSRFDFVVDAIDSIRAKVALLAHCKRHKIALITTGGAGGQKDPTKIAIEDLSRTTQDPLAAKVRAELRRRFGFTRDPKKKFAIPCVYSTEQLTYPDGAGGTCSAKASSDGNLKMDCASGFGATTVVTATFGFVAVSYVLQKLAAK, translated from the coding sequence ATGCAGTCAGATTATTCTCAGCGTTTTGGTGGTATTGCTCGCTTATATGGTGAAACAGCATTATCACGCTTTCAACAAAGTCATATTTGTGTGATCGGCATCGGTGGTGTCGGCTCTTGGGCGGCAGAGGCGTTAGCACGTTCTGGTATTGGTCAGCTGACATTGATCGATATGGATGACGTCTGCATTACCAATACCAATCGGCAGATCCATGCATTACAAGGCAACGTCGGTAAACAAAAGACCGAAGTGATGGCGGAACGTATCCGTCTGATCAACCCTGATTGTCAGATCAATATTATTGATGACTTTATTACCGAAGAAAATCTCACTGAGTATATTGATAGTCGTTTTGACTTTGTCGTCGATGCCATAGACAGCATTCGAGCCAAAGTAGCGTTATTAGCACATTGTAAACGACACAAAATCGCCCTGATCACAACAGGCGGCGCCGGTGGTCAGAAAGATCCCACCAAGATCGCCATCGAAGATCTTTCCCGTACCACCCAAGATCCGCTGGCGGCTAAAGTGCGTGCCGAATTGCGCCGTCGCTTTGGTTTTACCCGTGATCCGAAGAAAAAATTTGCTATTCCGTGTGTCTATTCTACCGAACAACTGACTTACCCGGATGGGGCTGGCGGCACTTGCAGCGCCAAAGCCAGCAGTGACGGTAATCTGAAAATGGATTGTGCTTCTGGTTTTGGTGCCACCACAGTGGTAACAGCAACGTTTGGTTTTGTCGCCGTCTCATACGTCTTGCAAAAATTAGCCGCCAAATAA
- a CDS encoding lipid-A-disaccharide synthase N-terminal domain-containing protein yields MGADWLNLPISWLEWTGVHITAWKIIGYTGALMFGGRWLVQFVASKRAGKPVIPRLFWYMSVVGSLMTLSYFMFSAKQDSVGVLQNIFPAFTALYSLYLDVKHRGWHRDKASH; encoded by the coding sequence ATGGGTGCTGATTGGCTGAATCTTCCCATTTCCTGGCTGGAATGGACCGGTGTGCATATCACGGCTTGGAAAATTATTGGTTATACCGGTGCATTGATGTTCGGTGGTCGCTGGCTGGTGCAGTTTGTCGCATCGAAACGGGCCGGTAAGCCAGTGATCCCGCGCTTATTCTGGTATATGAGCGTGGTTGGTAGTTTGATGACACTGAGTTATTTTATGTTTTCCGCTAAACAAGATTCGGTTGGCGTACTGCAAAATATCTTTCCTGCCTTTACGGCTCTCTACAGTCTGTATCTGGATGTAAAGCATCGCGGCTGGCATCGGGATAAAGCCTCGCATTAA
- a CDS encoding glycosyltransferase family 2 protein yields the protein MTFVHADVSEQQPAVTIVIPAKNEAENIRPLINEIRAAMDGAFDYELIYVDDGSTDQTFNILKTIRDEGFKRLTVIRHQQSVGQSFSVLNGARHGVGEWLVVLDADGQNDPADIPGMLRALQAAYAADPKKVGIIGHRVNRRDDWVKRLSSKLANGFRDWMLQDGIPDTGCGLKATRREWYVQLPAFNHMHRYVPALIQSMGGEMLVHPVGHRPRMAGVSNYGVWNRLWVGLVDVFGVRWLQRRAKRIVIQEILNGC from the coding sequence ATGACCTTTGTACACGCTGATGTTTCAGAACAACAACCAGCAGTAACTATTGTGATCCCTGCAAAAAATGAAGCAGAGAATATTCGCCCCCTCATTAATGAGATCCGGGCTGCTATGGATGGTGCATTTGATTACGAACTGATCTATGTCGATGATGGCAGCACTGATCAGACGTTCAATATTCTGAAAACAATCCGTGATGAAGGATTTAAGCGCTTAACGGTGATCCGTCATCAACAATCGGTTGGCCAGAGCTTTTCTGTGTTAAACGGCGCGCGTCATGGTGTTGGTGAATGGTTGGTGGTGTTAGATGCCGATGGGCAAAATGACCCAGCGGATATTCCAGGGATGTTACGCGCCTTACAAGCTGCCTATGCGGCTGATCCGAAAAAAGTGGGCATTATTGGACATCGCGTTAACCGTCGTGATGATTGGGTAAAACGCCTGTCATCAAAATTGGCGAACGGTTTTCGTGACTGGATGTTACAAGATGGTATTCCCGATACCGGTTGTGGTCTGAAAGCAACTCGTCGTGAATGGTATGTACAGTTACCCGCGTTTAACCATATGCATCGTTATGTACCGGCGTTGATCCAAAGTATGGGTGGAGAGATGTTGGTGCATCCAGTTGGCCATCGCCCGCGTATGGCAGGCGTATCTAATTACGGCGTCTGGAATCGTTTGTGGGTGGGTTTAGTTGATGTGTTTGGGGTGCGTTGGTTGCAGCGTCGAGCTAAACGGATCGTGATCCAGGAGATCCTGAATGGGTGCTGA
- a CDS encoding glycosyltransferase family 39 protein, whose amino-acid sequence MITDRLTLQGWQSDRLNLWFLLGLGLLVLGAGLGLRDPWPADEPRFALVAKQMVESGQWLFPFRGGEIYPDKPPMFMWGIALGYLITGSMRVAFLLPSLLAGLGCVALVYDIARRIWDRATAFRAGLLLLFTVQFTVQAKQAQIDELVTFFITLGGYGFLRFLLTGGGWRWYYLGWFAAGLGIITKGVGIIAALMLLPALWTHREQIKQASRAQWLKGLAGPLFLLAACALWVVPMLLAVQHNPIPEYLAYRNNILFHQTVTRYANAWHHIAPFWFYLVNVIPPFWLPWSLLLPWMAWQSKRDIQQGQRPVILLVGYLLLILLFFSASAGKRGVYITPATPVLALLTAYWLPELLARRWPARLLSGLAWLLSGLFLVVGIAVLIKPALLAKLGDMESPWLLAISLGASGLLANWLLRRQPLTAILATLMLLWMHYGFWSFPLMNQLRTPQVIMQQVSQQLAPDDELLLTNFREQFLLFADRPLYHFAYLQTDEPQATDAAVWVQASARRWVLGPINNLSKCFIAEKGVNLGQRHGDNWYLFQADAILPACQSVQSSGAPVYYYEPKLVLNK is encoded by the coding sequence ATGATAACGGATCGTTTAACTCTTCAGGGTTGGCAAAGTGATCGGCTGAATCTGTGGTTTCTGCTGGGATTAGGTTTACTGGTGCTGGGGGCTGGTTTGGGGTTGCGTGACCCATGGCCTGCCGATGAACCGCGTTTTGCCTTAGTTGCCAAACAGATGGTGGAATCAGGCCAGTGGCTATTTCCCTTTCGTGGCGGTGAAATTTATCCGGACAAACCACCGATGTTTATGTGGGGCATTGCGCTGGGTTATCTGATCACCGGCTCAATGCGCGTGGCTTTTTTGCTGCCATCCTTGCTGGCTGGCCTGGGCTGTGTCGCGCTGGTTTATGATATTGCCCGCCGGATCTGGGATCGGGCCACTGCGTTTCGTGCTGGTTTGTTATTACTGTTTACGGTGCAATTCACTGTGCAGGCAAAACAGGCGCAGATTGATGAATTGGTCACTTTTTTCATTACGCTCGGTGGTTATGGTTTTCTACGCTTTTTATTAACCGGCGGCGGCTGGCGCTGGTATTACTTGGGCTGGTTTGCTGCTGGCCTTGGTATTATTACCAAAGGTGTCGGTATTATCGCTGCGCTGATGCTGCTCCCTGCCTTGTGGACCCATCGTGAACAAATCAAACAAGCTTCGCGAGCGCAATGGCTGAAGGGGTTGGCTGGGCCACTGTTTTTGCTGGCTGCGTGTGCGTTGTGGGTAGTCCCCATGTTACTGGCGGTACAGCATAATCCAATTCCTGAATATTTAGCGTACCGGAATAATATTCTATTCCACCAAACCGTCACGCGTTATGCCAATGCCTGGCATCATATTGCGCCATTTTGGTTTTATCTGGTCAATGTTATTCCGCCATTCTGGTTACCTTGGTCGTTGTTATTACCGTGGATGGCTTGGCAGAGCAAACGTGATATTCAGCAAGGGCAACGTCCGGTGATCCTGCTGGTGGGTTATCTGTTGCTGATCCTGTTGTTCTTTTCCGCGTCAGCCGGTAAACGCGGTGTCTATATTACCCCCGCGACCCCAGTGCTGGCGTTGCTGACGGCCTATTGGCTGCCTGAGTTGTTGGCTCGTCGATGGCCAGCGCGTCTGTTATCCGGTTTAGCCTGGTTACTGAGCGGCTTGTTTCTAGTTGTCGGTATCGCCGTGCTGATCAAGCCGGCTTTGCTGGCGAAACTCGGTGACATGGAATCACCATGGTTACTCGCCATTTCCTTAGGTGCGTCTGGTTTACTGGCTAATTGGCTGTTGCGTCGTCAACCGCTAACCGCGATTTTAGCGACATTGATGCTGCTTTGGATGCATTATGGTTTCTGGTCATTCCCGTTAATGAATCAGTTGCGGACACCGCAGGTGATCATGCAGCAGGTGAGTCAGCAATTAGCACCGGACGATGAACTGTTACTAACTAATTTCCGTGAGCAGTTTCTACTGTTTGCTGATCGGCCGTTATATCATTTTGCCTATTTGCAAACTGATGAACCACAAGCCACCGATGCCGCAGTCTGGGTGCAAGCCTCTGCTCGTCGTTGGGTCTTAGGGCCAATCAATAATCTGAGCAAATGTTTTATTGCCGAGAAAGGTGTGAATTTAGGTCAGCGGCACGGCGATAACTGGTACTTATTTCAAGCAGATGCCATTTTGCCGGCTTGTCAGTCAGTACAGAGTTCTGGCGCACCGGTTTATTATTATGAACCTAAATTAGTGCTCAATAAGTAA
- a CDS encoding SufS family cysteine desulfurase, with protein MTSFDVQQVREQFPILSQQINGHPLVYLDSAATAHKPECVLQAMLDFYRTDNANVHRSAHTLAGRATQKFEQARQRVADFLHAQYCDEIIWTRGTTEAINLVAQSWGRQTLQAGDEVLVSAMEHHANLVTWQQITKQTGAQLRIIPLLVNGELDLQAYQAMLSSNTKMVALVHVSNVLGTVNPVAEVVRLAKQVGALTLIDGAQAVAHAPVDVQALGCDFYAFSGHKVYGPTGIGVLYGRREILAQLPPWQFGGEMIKQVSYTESEFNLPPLRFEAGTPAIAEAVGLSAALDFVCQQQAAGAETYQQQLLQQLMTGLQQINGVTIVGQPKQRQGVVSIVLDQTHHHDVCQLLDAQGIAVRSGHHCAMPLLNSLGLAGTLRISLGVYNNKTEIDLFLLALYQAMELLND; from the coding sequence ATGACTTCGTTTGATGTGCAGCAGGTTCGGGAACAATTTCCGATCCTGTCGCAACAAATTAATGGCCATCCGCTGGTCTATCTAGATAGCGCTGCGACAGCACACAAACCGGAGTGTGTGTTACAAGCAATGCTCGATTTTTACCGTACCGATAATGCCAATGTGCACCGCAGCGCACATACGCTGGCTGGTCGAGCCACGCAGAAATTTGAGCAAGCGCGGCAACGTGTTGCTGATTTTTTGCACGCACAATATTGCGATGAAATTATCTGGACGCGTGGCACGACCGAAGCAATCAATCTGGTGGCGCAAAGCTGGGGCCGACAAACACTGCAAGCCGGCGACGAAGTGCTGGTATCGGCGATGGAACATCATGCCAACCTGGTGACCTGGCAGCAGATCACGAAACAAACCGGCGCGCAATTACGCATCATTCCACTACTGGTCAATGGTGAATTAGATCTACAGGCATATCAGGCCATGCTGTCATCGAATACCAAAATGGTGGCACTGGTGCATGTTTCCAATGTATTGGGCACCGTGAATCCGGTGGCGGAAGTCGTTCGTCTGGCAAAACAGGTGGGTGCTTTAACGTTGATCGATGGCGCCCAGGCTGTGGCACATGCACCGGTCGATGTGCAGGCCTTAGGTTGCGATTTTTATGCTTTTTCCGGGCATAAAGTATATGGCCCAACCGGTATCGGTGTGTTGTATGGTCGTCGGGAAATATTAGCCCAACTGCCGCCCTGGCAATTTGGCGGCGAGATGATTAAGCAGGTTTCTTACACGGAGAGTGAATTTAACCTGCCGCCTTTGCGTTTTGAAGCGGGTACTCCCGCCATTGCGGAAGCCGTGGGGTTGTCGGCAGCACTTGATTTTGTGTGTCAGCAACAGGCTGCTGGTGCGGAAACCTATCAGCAGCAACTCTTGCAGCAGTTAATGACGGGTTTGCAGCAAATCAACGGGGTTACCATCGTTGGGCAACCCAAGCAGCGGCAGGGGGTAGTTTCGATCGTGTTAGATCAGACACATCACCACGATGTTTGTCAGTTATTAGATGCGCAAGGCATTGCCGTGCGAAGCGGGCATCATTGTGCCATGCCGTTGCTGAATAGCTTAGGGTTGGCCGGCACATTGCGGATCTCATTGGGCGTCTATAATAATAAAACCGAGATCGATCTCTTTTTGCTGGCGCTGTATCAGGCGATGGAGTTGTTAAATGACTGA
- the pqiB gene encoding intermembrane transport protein PqiB: MNKTVSNNHARIKKLQRLSPIWLIPIVAASIGLWMVVTTLHNQGPLITLELDNAEGIEPGKTPIKARSVEIGKVQTVRLGDDLKHVIVTARMNVEAEPLLRQDTRFWVVKPRVGKSGISGLNTLLSGSYLELQPGKSKEHKVEFTVLDTPPVTPTNAPGLRIELSSEQDSALAIGDPVLYRGFTVGRVEQAEFKSDTRQMSYQLFIQAPYDALVTTNTRFWLNRGIQLQAATDGIKVKTGTLETILSGGVSFSVPPGWELGDPVKTYRTYSLYADEDSSTIRRYQDKVDYILLFDESVRGLNPGAPVEYRGIQVGSVLAVPFSAPGNDLLTARSRQIPVLIRIEPGRIRPDMDKDQLPNWENEFATAVKQGLRASLRSGNLLTGALYVDLNFYPDLPKTVGLGMLAKYPTLPTAPGGLARIEQQVVQLLNKLNQLDIENVLTRAQTMLTETEAAMANVRKVSASMDKIANQQSSQQLPAELKKTLAEMQQTLQGLSANSPAYSEMNRSIQSLNRVLREVQPMARTLNEKPNALLFQPDTATDPEPRKAK, translated from the coding sequence GTGAACAAGACCGTGTCGAATAATCACGCCAGAATCAAAAAACTCCAACGCCTGTCACCGATCTGGCTGATCCCTATCGTTGCCGCCAGCATTGGTTTGTGGATGGTAGTCACCACGTTGCACAATCAAGGCCCGCTGATCACGCTGGAACTGGACAATGCCGAAGGGATCGAGCCGGGCAAAACTCCGATCAAAGCCCGCAGCGTGGAAATCGGGAAAGTGCAGACTGTACGTTTGGGTGACGATCTCAAGCATGTTATCGTCACAGCCCGCATGAATGTCGAAGCCGAACCCTTGCTGCGGCAAGATACCCGTTTCTGGGTGGTCAAACCCCGCGTAGGCAAGAGCGGCATTTCCGGCCTCAACACACTGCTGTCCGGTTCTTATTTGGAACTGCAACCTGGGAAAAGCAAAGAACATAAAGTGGAGTTTACCGTACTGGATACGCCTCCAGTCACCCCGACGAATGCCCCTGGTTTACGTATCGAACTCAGTAGTGAACAAGACAGCGCCCTCGCTATCGGCGATCCGGTACTGTACCGCGGTTTTACCGTGGGCCGGGTTGAGCAGGCTGAATTCAAATCTGACACTCGGCAGATGAGTTATCAGCTGTTCATTCAGGCACCATACGATGCGCTAGTGACCACCAATACCCGGTTCTGGCTCAATCGTGGCATCCAATTGCAAGCCGCCACCGATGGTATCAAGGTGAAAACCGGCACGCTGGAAACTATTTTATCCGGTGGTGTCAGTTTCAGTGTTCCACCCGGTTGGGAACTCGGTGATCCGGTCAAGACTTATCGTACCTACAGCCTGTATGCCGATGAAGACAGCAGCACCATTCGTCGTTATCAGGATAAAGTGGACTACATTTTGCTCTTCGATGAATCGGTACGTGGCCTTAACCCTGGCGCACCGGTCGAATACCGCGGTATTCAGGTCGGCAGCGTACTGGCCGTGCCATTCTCTGCACCGGGCAATGACTTGCTGACCGCCCGGTCACGCCAGATCCCCGTGTTGATCCGCATCGAACCCGGCCGCATTCGCCCCGATATGGATAAAGATCAACTACCGAACTGGGAGAATGAATTTGCTACCGCCGTCAAACAAGGACTGCGAGCCTCGCTGCGTTCCGGTAATTTATTGACCGGCGCGTTATATGTGGATCTCAACTTTTATCCGGATCTACCTAAAACGGTCGGGTTAGGTATGCTGGCCAAATACCCAACCTTGCCAACCGCACCCGGTGGCTTAGCACGGATTGAACAGCAAGTAGTTCAGTTACTCAATAAACTGAATCAGCTGGATATTGAAAATGTGCTCACGCGCGCGCAAACCATGCTGACAGAAACCGAGGCCGCGATGGCCAATGTCAGAAAAGTCAGCGCCAGTATGGATAAGATTGCCAATCAGCAAAGTAGCCAGCAACTCCCTGCCGAGCTGAAAAAAACGTTGGCGGAAATGCAGCAAACGTTGCAAGGATTATCCGCTAACTCACCGGCATATAGCGAAATGAACCGTTCCATTCAATCCCTGAATCGGGTATTACGAGAAGTGCAGCCCATGGCCAGAACGCTGAATGAAAAACCAAATGCGTTGCTATTCCAACCTGATACCGCCACTGACCCTGAACCAAGGAAAGCCAAATGA
- a CDS encoding ABC-type transport auxiliary lipoprotein family protein — MMLRSLFIGLLFFGLSACSSSSSTPQYYAIALPDAQNHVQTPSQQPVVAVSDVELADYLNSIGIVYQQDDVQLTTATQHRWAEALDKQLTRALLQNLRTQLPDWQWQNGQTSMQNIAQLQIKVRGFHGKADGHAVISGEWTLMTGKQQYSGQFQQQYPLPADGYPALVRELRTGWQQTTSQLAMQLKPLLQKRDH; from the coding sequence ATGATGCTGCGCTCTTTATTTATTGGCCTCTTATTTTTTGGTTTATCCGCTTGTAGCAGTAGTTCTTCGACACCGCAGTATTACGCTATTGCCCTGCCTGATGCGCAGAACCATGTTCAAACACCGAGTCAACAACCGGTGGTGGCTGTCAGTGATGTTGAACTGGCTGATTATCTGAACAGCATTGGTATTGTGTATCAACAAGATGATGTCCAACTCACCACGGCGACTCAGCATCGCTGGGCTGAAGCATTGGACAAACAGTTAACTCGCGCTTTGTTGCAGAATTTAAGAACTCAGTTACCCGACTGGCAATGGCAAAACGGTCAAACATCGATGCAAAACATTGCCCAGTTACAAATCAAGGTACGTGGTTTTCACGGCAAAGCCGATGGGCATGCGGTGATCAGCGGTGAATGGACGTTAATGACAGGAAAACAGCAATACAGCGGGCAATTCCAGCAGCAATACCCATTGCCAGCGGATGGTTACCCGGCACTAGTACGTGAACTGCGTACTGGCTGGCAACAAACTACCAGCCAGTTGGCGATGCAGCTAAAACCTTTGCTGCAAAAGAGAGATCACTGA
- a CDS encoding TAXI family TRAP transporter solute-binding subunit: protein MMNIVSGARKSLGLLALCYISNAAALASNAIVTGNQSDTYYRIGEDLKQYAMPELRNLSSKGAVDNIKALSKTTGVSFAIVQSDVYQTYVNLENNDPDPAVRQWASDLLHSLRVIAPLYNEEVYFIVHKDSPMQELQDIQDKRLAIGPDGSGTNLTAKNIYYKLFGKAPVVVKPFIENGVLGADEGTKYNRSALWHLAHPDAGSEERKVDVVVLIGGQPLPLLQRLGKDYKLLATNIKNDATEALLKDYSIGFADQKNYPFLPKHMPVMMVQSYLVTAQFRDKQRNDFVKKLAGSLCQNFDKLQEHGHEKWKSLVWSPVNPRLPSLLSGWSYSSVTKPILESCLPKGTVSSSITATNASPLPCTMEDRAIGLCQ from the coding sequence ATGATGAACATTGTTTCGGGTGCGAGGAAGAGTCTTGGTCTGTTAGCTTTGTGTTATATCAGCAATGCGGCGGCGTTAGCCAGTAATGCCATCGTCACCGGAAATCAGAGTGATACCTATTACCGGATTGGCGAGGATCTCAAACAATATGCTATGCCGGAATTACGTAATCTGAGCTCCAAAGGGGCGGTGGATAATATTAAGGCATTGAGTAAAACGACCGGGGTTTCTTTTGCCATCGTGCAATCAGATGTGTATCAGACTTACGTTAATCTTGAAAACAATGATCCCGATCCTGCCGTCAGGCAATGGGCCTCGGATTTGTTGCACTCGTTACGGGTAATTGCACCCTTGTATAACGAGGAAGTTTATTTCATTGTCCATAAAGATTCGCCGATGCAAGAGTTACAAGATATTCAGGATAAACGCTTAGCGATCGGCCCTGATGGCAGTGGTACCAATCTGACGGCTAAAAATATCTACTACAAGTTGTTTGGCAAAGCACCGGTAGTGGTAAAACCGTTTATTGAAAATGGGGTTTTAGGCGCTGATGAAGGAACCAAATATAACCGCTCTGCACTTTGGCATTTAGCTCACCCTGATGCGGGTTCGGAAGAACGGAAAGTGGATGTCGTGGTCTTGATTGGCGGGCAGCCACTGCCACTCTTACAGCGGCTCGGTAAAGATTACAAACTGCTGGCGACGAACATCAAAAATGATGCCACTGAGGCGCTGTTGAAAGATTACAGCATCGGTTTTGCTGATCAGAAAAATTATCCCTTCTTACCCAAACACATGCCCGTGATGATGGTGCAATCATATCTGGTTACCGCACAATTTCGGGATAAGCAACGCAACGATTTTGTTAAAAAACTTGCCGGTTCGCTGTGTCAGAACTTCGATAAACTGCAAGAGCATGGCCATGAAAAGTGGAAGTCGCTGGTCTGGTCGCCCGTAAATCCAAGATTACCGTCGCTGCTTTCCGGCTGGAGTTACTCTTCAGTTACCAAACCGATCTTGGAATCTTGTTTGCCGAAAGGCACTGTTTCATCTTCTATCACTGCAACTAACGCCTCGCCTCTGCCCTGCACCATGGAAGACCGTGCGATTGGTTTGTGCCAGTAA
- a CDS encoding SufE family protein yields the protein MTDWIEFTTQYPVGADTELDEQHIRQLLAGAKSWDERYRQLLQLTKQVPAMPVKWRHPDNEVSGCESRVWLLPYTDESGQCHFAVDSESRIVKALLITLLAAVNHQPADKIRLIQVASYFDELGFAQHITPSRTNGLQAVWKKMSDFCAVFA from the coding sequence ATGACTGATTGGATTGAATTTACGACGCAATATCCGGTGGGCGCAGATACCGAATTAGACGAACAGCATATTCGCCAGCTACTGGCCGGCGCCAAGAGTTGGGATGAGCGTTATCGGCAGTTATTACAACTGACCAAGCAGGTTCCTGCTATGCCGGTAAAATGGCGTCATCCGGATAATGAAGTGAGTGGTTGTGAGAGTCGGGTGTGGCTGTTACCCTATACAGACGAATCAGGCCAATGTCATTTTGCTGTGGATAGTGAGTCTCGCATCGTAAAAGCGCTGCTGATCACACTTTTAGCAGCGGTTAATCATCAGCCTGCTGACAAGATCCGGTTGATCCAAGTAGCATCGTACTTTGATGAGCTAGGATTTGCTCAGCATATAACGCCATCCAGAACAAATGGACTTCAGGCTGTGTGGAAAAAAATGAGTGATTTTTGTGCAGTCTTTGCATAG
- a CDS encoding NAD-dependent epimerase, producing MHYLVTGAAGFIGFHVAERLLAAGHQVTGLDNLNDYYDVNLKLSRLALLQINPAFRFVKGDLADRNLIAQLFVDGQFQRVIHLGAQAGVRYSLDNPHAYADANLVGHLNILEGCRQHKIEHLLYASSSSVYGLNRKTPFSTTDSVDHPVSLYAATKKANELMSHSYAHLYGLPCTGLRFFTVYGPWGRPDMALFKFTKAILAGQPIDVYNFGEMKRDFTFIDDIAEAIIRLADVIPESNPAWTVETGSPAESSAPYRVYNIGNSQPVELKTFIHELELALGIPAKMNLLPLQPGDVLETSADTSALEAVIGFKPQTPLASGLARFVGWYRTFYSQ from the coding sequence ATGCATTATCTGGTGACCGGTGCGGCCGGTTTTATTGGTTTCCATGTCGCAGAGCGTCTATTGGCTGCAGGTCATCAGGTAACAGGTTTAGATAATCTGAATGATTATTATGATGTTAATCTGAAGCTCAGTCGGTTAGCGTTATTACAAATTAACCCTGCTTTCCGTTTTGTAAAAGGGGATTTAGCTGATCGCAATTTAATAGCTCAGTTGTTTGTGGACGGCCAATTTCAACGCGTGATCCACTTAGGCGCACAAGCTGGCGTACGTTATTCGCTGGATAACCCGCATGCATATGCCGATGCCAATTTAGTGGGGCATCTGAATATTCTCGAAGGTTGTCGCCAGCACAAGATAGAACATCTGTTGTATGCCTCTTCCAGTTCAGTGTATGGGCTCAATCGTAAAACACCATTTTCAACCACCGATAGCGTAGATCATCCTGTCTCACTATATGCGGCGACCAAAAAAGCGAATGAGCTGATGAGTCACAGTTATGCGCATCTGTATGGTTTGCCTTGTACCGGATTGCGTTTTTTCACTGTATATGGTCCGTGGGGCCGTCCCGATATGGCGTTGTTTAAGTTCACGAAAGCGATCTTGGCCGGGCAGCCGATTGATGTGTATAACTTCGGTGAGATGAAGCGAGATTTTACCTTTATTGACGATATCGCCGAGGCGATTATTCGTTTGGCGGATGTTATCCCAGAATCAAATCCAGCATGGACGGTAGAAACAGGTTCTCCGGCAGAAAGTTCAGCACCATATCGGGTGTATAACATTGGTAATAGTCAGCCGGTCGAGCTGAAAACGTTTATTCATGAGCTGGAACTGGCATTAGGTATTCCGGCGAAAATGAATTTATTGCCATTACAACCGGGCGATGTGCTGGAAACCAGTGCTGACACTTCAGCACTGGAAGCGGTAATCGGCTTTAAACCGCAGACGCCACTCGCCAGTGGTCTGGCCCGTTTTGTCGGCTGGTACAGAACCTTTTATTCTCAGTGA